One segment of Coffea arabica cultivar ET-39 chromosome 7c, Coffea Arabica ET-39 HiFi, whole genome shotgun sequence DNA contains the following:
- the LOC113698038 gene encoding uncharacterized protein isoform X2, whose protein sequence is MEGAAESSNGVHAEVSGDGEDKKDFFTKRTFRQEEETTLYTVFNRLIAAMFFPSSASAPLLRRTKAALSENVPLLRLATKNTARHVLLWTCRGSPLQALLVVSVGTIALLALTGLLVFMLFFVAATLNAIVISLLMSLAAAGGFLAIFFASLTAIYIGALSVAVFAISATTISAIIAVLVTAVS, encoded by the exons ATGGAGGGAGCGGCGGAGAGTTCTAACGGTGTCCATGCGGAGGTTTCCGGAGACGGTGAAGACAAGAAAGATTTCTTTACCAAGCGGACTTTTCGACAAGAAGAAGAGACCACTCTTTACACAGTTTTCAACCGTTTGATTGCTGCGATGTTCTTTCCAAGCTCAGCATCTGCTCCTCTGCTTCGCCGGACCAAAGCTGCTCTCTCCGAGAATGTTCCTCTGCTTCGCCTTGCTACTAAGAATACAGCTCGTCATGTCCTCCTCTGGACTTGCCGTGGCTCCCCTCTCCAAGCCCTTCTCGTTGTTTCC GTTGGAACAATTGCTCTTCTGGCTCTGACAGGACTTCTAGTTTTCATGTTGTTCTTTGTTGCTGCAACTCTAAATGCAATTGTGATATCTCTTCTCATGTCATTAGCAGCAGCTGGAGGATTCTTGGCTATCTTCTTTGCTTCTCTTACAGCCATCTATATTGGTGCATTGTCCGTTGCTGTGTTTGCTATTTCTGCAACAACTATTTCTGCAATTATTGCTGTTCTTGTTACCGCAG TTTCCTGA
- the LOC140010476 gene encoding uncharacterized protein, which translates to MEGAAENSKGVNVEVVGDSEDKKDFYAKRTSQQEEEIPLYIVFNRLIAAMFFPSSASAPLLRRTKAALSENVPQLRLATTNTARHVLLWTRRGSPLRALLVVSVGTIALLALTGLLVFMLFFVAATLNAIVISLLMSLAAAGGFLAIFFASLTAIYIGALSVAVFAISATTISAIIAVLVTAAWIGFFWTIWVATQKGVGLAKQSLNVTGSVVSAYSSARAARQHDSQSNKLAD; encoded by the exons ATGGAGGGGGCGGCGGAGAATTCTAAGGGCGTCAATGTCGAGGTTGTTGGAGACAGTGAAGACAAGAAGGATTTCTATGCCAAGCGGACTTCTCAACAAGAAGAAGAGATCCCTCTTTACATAGTTTTCAACCGTTTGATTGCTGCGATGTTCTTTCCAAGCTCAGCTTCTGCTCCTCTGCTTCGCCGGACCAAAGCTGCTCTCTCCGAAAATGTTCCTCAGCTTCGCCTTGCTACTACGAATACAGCTCGTCATGTCCTCCTCTGGACTCGCCGTGGCTCCCCTCTCCGAGCCCTTCTCGTTGTTTCC GTTGGAACAATTGCTCTTCTGGCTCTGACAGGACTTCTAGTTTTCATGTTGTTCTTTGTTGCTGCAACTCTAAATGCAATTGTGATATCTCTTCTCATGTCATTAGCAGCAGCTGGAGGATTCTTGGCTATCTTCTTTGCTTCTCTTACAGCCATCTATATTGGTGCATTGTCCGTTGCTGTGTTTGCTATTTCTGCAACAACTATTTCTGCAATTATTGCTGTTCTTGTTACCGCAG CCTGGATCGGATTCTTTTGGACCATATGGGTGGCAACACAGAAGGGAGTAGGTCTAGCAAAGCAATCCTTGAATGTGACGGGGTCCGTGGTCTCAGCATATTCTTCTGCTAGAGCTGCACGCCAGCATGACTCACAATCAAACAAGTTAGCAGATTGA
- the LOC113698038 gene encoding uncharacterized protein isoform X1 encodes MEGAAESSNGVHAEVSGDGEDKKDFFTKRTFRQEEETTLYTVFNRLIAAMFFPSSASAPLLRRTKAALSENVPLLRLATKNTARHVLLWTCRGSPLQALLVVSVGTIALLALTGLLVFMLFFVAATLNAIVISLLMSLAAAGGFLAIFFASLTAIYIGALSVAVFAISATTISAIIAVLVTAGCFVLFRDYAVS; translated from the exons ATGGAGGGAGCGGCGGAGAGTTCTAACGGTGTCCATGCGGAGGTTTCCGGAGACGGTGAAGACAAGAAAGATTTCTTTACCAAGCGGACTTTTCGACAAGAAGAAGAGACCACTCTTTACACAGTTTTCAACCGTTTGATTGCTGCGATGTTCTTTCCAAGCTCAGCATCTGCTCCTCTGCTTCGCCGGACCAAAGCTGCTCTCTCCGAGAATGTTCCTCTGCTTCGCCTTGCTACTAAGAATACAGCTCGTCATGTCCTCCTCTGGACTTGCCGTGGCTCCCCTCTCCAAGCCCTTCTCGTTGTTTCC GTTGGAACAATTGCTCTTCTGGCTCTGACAGGACTTCTAGTTTTCATGTTGTTCTTTGTTGCTGCAACTCTAAATGCAATTGTGATATCTCTTCTCATGTCATTAGCAGCAGCTGGAGGATTCTTGGCTATCTTCTTTGCTTCTCTTACAGCCATCTATATTGGTGCATTGTCCGTTGCTGTGTTTGCTATTTCTGCAACAACTATTTCTGCAATTATTGCTGTTCTTGTTACCGCAG GTTGCTTCGTGTTATTCCGTGATTATGCAGTTTCCTGA